The genomic segment GCGATCCACCACCACTTCAATGGTGTGTTTTTTCTGCAATTCTAATGCCGGCGGGTCGGATAAATCGCAAATTTCACCGTCAATTCTAGCCCGCAAATAGCCACTAGCAGTCAAATTTTCCAATAATTTTACGTGTTCGCCTTTACGCTCTTTCACCACAGGAGCAAGCAACATCAATCGTTTGCCTTCCGGCTCTTCCAATACTCTATCTACCATCTGCGAAATGGTTTGAGCAGCTAACGGCACATCGTGATCAGGGCAACGAGGCTCGCCTACTCGAGCAAACAATAAACGTAAATAGTCGTGAATTTCGGTTACCGTTCCTACGGTCGAACGTGGGTTATGAGAGGTCGATTTTTGCTCAATCGAAATCGCTGGGGAAAGTCCTTCAATATGATCCACATCAGGCTTTTCCATTAAGGAGAGAAATTGGCGGGCGTATGCAGAAAGCGATTCCACATAACGGCGTTGCCCTTCCGCATAAAGCGTATCAAATGCAAGAGACGATTTGCCCGAGCCGGAAAGACCGGTAATTACAATGAATTTATCTCTCGGCAAAGTTAAGTTGATGTTTTTTAGGTTGTGCGTTCTTGCTCCGCGAATATCGATATGTTGCATATTTTTAATGTCCAGTGCTATTTTCTCAATTTTCGATCATTATCGCATATTTTAATAAAACTGTACAAAATATCAGTTTTTTGGTGTTCATCTTTTGGATTTTGAGGTAGAATACTTGGTAAATTTTAGTTTAATTTAGCAAACAGAGGATTTTATGGCTGGTATCAATAAAGTTATTATTGTCGGTAATTTAGGTAACGACCCGGAAATGCGTACAATGCCAAATGGCGAAGCGGTTGCAAATATTAGTGTAGCAACTTCAGAAAGCTGGACAGATAAAAACACCGGTGAACGCCGTGAAGTAACCGAGTGGCATCGCATTGTTTTCTACCGCCGTCAAGCAGAAGTATGCGGACAATATTTGCGTAAAGGTTCGCAAGTTTATGTAGAAGGTCGCCTACGCACCCGTAAATGGCAAGACCAAAACGGGCAAGATCGTTACACTACCGAAATTCAAGGCGATGTATTACAAATGCTCGGCAGCCGTCAAGGTAACGATATGGGCGGTCAGCCAGGCGGTTGGGGAAATTCTGCTCCTGCGGGTAATAGTTACAATCAAGGCAACAGCAATTATGGCTACAACCAAACTCAAAGTGCTGCACCGCAATCTAAACCGGCACCACAGCCTGAACCGGCAATGAACAATTTTGATGATGATATTCCGTTCTAATCAAAGTATTGACTTAAGTAGCTCATGGGTTCCATACACCGCATTTCGATGAAATAAAAAGCTACTCATATAAAGCGCCCCTACCTTACTCAAAATAATAGGGAACACTTATTACTTGGAAGTGTTCCCTATTAATTAATAAATCCACTTTTCATTCGATTAATAAGTAACTTATTGACAGATTTATTATTGCCCCATTTCTCACATAAATGGCTAAAGTTCCCATCTATACGGGTTTATAAATACAATATTTTGAGAAAAATTGATATAGGAAGATAATAGAGAAATTCTTAATAGTAAATAAGAAAAGATATTAGAGTGGTGCCAGTGGTCGGACTCGAACCGACACGCTTTATGGGCGGCGGATTTTGAATCAAGTGCGTAGAACTGTTCAAATAATATTCGCAAATACACACTTACTACGATGTATCCAGCCAATACATCCACTAGGATTTTCTGTCCGAATTCCAGACGATCCTGATCTTACACATTCTTTCAAGTTTGTAAAGCCTGATAATGATTTTATAGTATATTTTTTACAGGTTAGATTACAAATATAATATATACTAGCTTGACTTTAGGAGATAATCATTATAATCTGATTGTCAAGGTGGCGTTACCTTAATAACGCAATGAGTTGTTGGCTCATCGTCAATCTGATATTAATCTAGGATGTAAAGGCCTAGCGGTGGCAGGCACCAGAAAACTCTGATACTAATCTAGGATGTAAAGGCCTAGCGGTGGCAGACACCAGAATAAACCAACATTTAGGCCCACTTAATTGTGGGCTTAATACTTTATGAAAGAAGCAAATATGACTAATAAATTTACTGGATACAAAAAACTAAGCATTAATGACTTGAAAAAATTTGAGTATAATTTAGAGCATATAAGAAATGCCGCAATCTTTTTCAAAGATCATTTTCTTAGTAAAGAAATGATATATAGTACTGAAAAAGAAAGTACATCCGTTATCTTTCAAAGAAGCAATTTTATGCACTTGTGCGGAATATATTATGAACCCGGTGCGAGTGAATTTTTTAATCTTGCCTTATTAAAACAAATAGACCTAAATAAGGTTTATATAAAAAATGATGGCACAACATTCCAAAAGTTGTCTGTTTTAAGTTCTATAGATTTTTTAATTAATCCAGAGATAACTTTGTCATCAGGTGCAATTTATTTAAACCTTTCTTTTGATAAAGCTCTTAGAACTAAAACCAGAGTCTTTGCTCTCACATTGATAAATGACAATCACTTATTTATTCCACAATCTTTACTGAATCTTAGGACCATGAATGATTTCCCTAAGGGTAACAAAATTATTGGTATAAAATCAGTTCATTTAGAAGATAAAACAGAAATCATCTACTTATAGAAAAAAGAATAAGAGAAATTATATTCTCCCATTTTTATTTTATCAGAGTAAATTCACAATCTTGGGCATTTGCATTATCAAGGCAATACTCAAAGGAGCTCAATCTTTGATAAATCATCAACGGAGAAGTCAATTAAGGCACTTGCAAGAACATTTAAGGATAGTGATCATACTTATGGGAAGCTCAGGAACTTCTCAGAAGCTCCGCTGTTTCTTGACTCAAAGTCATCAAGATTAATTTATTAGCTGATTTGGTTTCCTATGCCATATTTAGGCATTATGAACATAATGATAGCTCATTTTACGATCTTATAAAGAATAACTTTGATCATCATAATGGACGTATTCACGGTTTATATTTACGAAATACAGAGGATATAATCCCATAAGTATGAAGTATAGAAGGGCGATATCCTCTCTAATAATAAACTCTCTCAACATTTCTATGTCATACTCAATATATCAGAGCTTAATACTAATATCGTTATGCATTGACAATTTCTGAATGACATAGATATTTTCCGGTTTCTTCATTAATTGAGTAACAGCGGTATATCAAAATCTATATAGTACCTAAGAAAGGCTTACTTGCTTAGAAATATATTAAAAAATATCTTTTAGCTTATTTTGAAGCATATCTTACTATCTTATGAATACATAGGGGAAAATATTCTAAATTTATTCTAGCGATATACAGAGCTTTATCATTAATAGTATTAAGGGATTTACATCTAATTTTTAGATGCTCTAGATAGTCTTTCTACCATATGAAGAATTGTCGTTTTATCTTGTTCTGAGCTATTTCTATAATAGCTTAATAAAATTTCTTCTTCTTTAGTAATGCTTAATCTTTCTCTAATTCTCAATACCCCACTATTGAGCAAAACATTTTTTATATCAGAAAGTATTTGATTTAGAAATTTTTCATTTTCTTTTTGAATATCATCTATCAATTCCTGTTTCAATGCCAAAGTTTCCTTAGTTACTCCTAAACTAGTTTGTACAGATTCTGGCATATCATACACGTAGTATTCAAAAACATTACCTTTCACTCCAGAGACACGCCGTCTACGCCATTTATCTTTTTTAGCATATAAGATTATACCTTGTGGTGTTGAAGGGAGCCCTCCTACATCTAAAAGCTCTTTAAGAGTATACCATTCTTTCATATTACCTCATTGACTTTATTTTAAATTTAAGTTAAATTTAACTTAAATTGAATTAACTTTAACTTAAAAGATCAAGGCTAATTCAAGGAGATCTAGTCTACATTAAATTGAGTGCTATTTGAAGATCGCTTATCTAAATGAGGTTTTGTATGAGTTTTGAACAATTATTGCATTTATTTTTCTTAGAACGGAATCATAGACCTGCCACTATACGTTCTTATCAAAATGTAATAGCGCAGATTGTTAAATTTTATCCAGATAAAGAACCTGAACAAATATCTAAGCTTGACTTATTAGAATGGAGAAAGTATTACCTCAATAAAATGAGCCCAATTACTTGGAATAGTTATATCAGACATCTTAAAGCTATTTTTAATTATGCTATAGATAATGAGCTATTTGAGTACCCTAAAAATTTATTTAAAGGCCTTATGGTAAGACCTGATAAGCCAAAGAAAAAACTACTAACAGAAAGGCAAATCCATTTTTTAGAAATCTCTTTGGAAAATGAGGAGAAATTACCTCATTATTTACAACCTGCTTATTTTACTAAAGCTTTAATCTACACTTTAAAATATACAGCTATCAGACAATCCCAGCTATTACAGCTAAAAATTTCTGATATCGATATGACAAGCAAAATTATAAATATAAGAGCTGAAACCAATAAGAATCATGAACACCATGAAATTCCAATTTCAGATAAATTATATCCATACCTAAAAAGATTGATATTAGAATCAAGAGCTAGAAGCACTAGTTCAGATGAGCAGTTATTTAACATTAATCGCTTTTCATTAGTTACTACATCAAGAAATAAGAAAATGACAGAAGGACAACTAGTTCATTTTTTTCGCCATATTTCTGAATTTATAGGATTTACAGTAACTTCACATCGATTCCGACATACAACTGCAACAGAAGTCCTAAAGCAATCAGGGGATATCTATGCAGTGAAGCAATTACTTGGACATAAAGATCTCACTGTAACTCTAACATATATTCACAATGATCCTGAAATGCTAAGAAAACATGTCAATTCGTTGTAGAAATGATGCTACATAGATAAAATAAGGGACTGACGTAGATTAGTAAGTATGCTAGTCTACGTCAGCCCCGATTTTTTAATTAATCCAGAGATAACTTTGTCATCGGGTGCAATTTATTTAAACCTTTCTTTTGATAAAGCTCTTAGAACTAAAACCAGAGTCTTTGCTCTCACATTGATAAATGACGATCACTTATTTATTCCACAATCTTTACTGAATCTTAGGACCATGAATAATTTTCCTAAGGGTGACAAAATTATTGGTATAAAATCAGTTCATTTAGAAGATAAAACAGAAATTATTTATTTATAGAAAAAAAGTGGGAGAAATTATATTCTCCCATTTTTCTTTTATCAGAGTAAATTCACTGTCTCTCTCAACATTTCCACATCGTGCTCAATATAACCTAGTGTTACGCTGATATCCTTATGCCCTAGAAGTTTCTGAACCACATAAACATTTTCGGGCTTCTTCATTAATTGAGTTGCAACCGTATGTCGAAATCTATGTGGTGATGAAGTAAAACCGACCAAGTCAGAAATATGCCGAAATATATGCGTAAGCTGATTTTGGCTCATTGGCTGTCCTCTTCTTCGAGAGCATCGAGAAAATAAATTGAGATTGAACAATTGGCAATTATCTGTTTGTTTTCTGATTTTTAACTCTGTAATAAGCCTTTCTATATGAAGATAAAGTGAATCTGAAATCGGTACGATATGGTAATCATGATTTTTATTGATTTCTGGCGAAATATAAATCGTCCTGTTGGAAAGATTTACATCACCAATTTTCAGTTTCACTAATTGTCCTCGCCGAATGCCTGTACATCTCAATGTCATAATAATCGCAAGAATAAACCAACTTGGTTTTAGAAAATCAGGTAATAGAATGTTATTATTGAGTATGTGGTCTATTTTATGTAATTGTTCGGTTGAATAAGTTTTCTTTCTTCTTTTTGATTCACGAATAAATAACTGATTAAATGGATTTTGATTTATATTGAGTACCCCTTGCGATAGACCAAAGTTATATAACGATTTTAAATGTCTGACATAATTATTCCATGTTACAGCTTTGATTTTATCGCCAACAATTTGATTACGCCATTCAATTAGCATATCAGTGGTAATCTCATTTGCATTTAACTTTGGGTAACGTCTTTTGATAATTCGGATTACATTATTATAGCTCCGCTTAGTATCAGGGCGAAGATAGTAACGATAGAAAAAAAAATCGGTCTAGTAGCGAATCAAAAGAGATAGATGTCGTCATTTTAAGTTTCCTCTTTCTGTAAAGTTAAACAGTGATTATTTAATAGTGTCTTATCCCCAAAGAAGAGATGTGTATTTTTTATCAAATATCCAGTTAAAGAGGAAGTCTTTCTCGGACCAATTACATCACATTTCCAAAAATTGATGGTATCTGGCTTACCGTTTATTGTCGTATTCTTAGGTAAATGGATTCCTAGCCCTTGGAAATCATACTGAAGACTATTTATCATTTCCTTATCATAAGGCAGACCACTCTCCTGCAAATACATTTCAAAAATAACGGGGGTAACTAAAAACAGGTGGTCTTCAACAATATGGAGCTTGGCAGTAGGCTTGTTAATTGCAAATTTGTTGGTCGCAATACCTGATTTGAGCCAATTTACAAAGTTATCTCCTGTAATTGAGTTCTCCTTATTCTGTGACTGTAGCTCTGATAGTGTTAATGTTTCGGGCGTTTCTACTGCACTTTGTGTTACGTTGAGCTTTTTAGTGGTAGGTTTATCCTGTACTTCTTGTTTGGATGGCATCGTTGCAATTTCCTGTCCCTTACCAATTGAAATATCAGCAAGGCTTGGCTCAGAGCTTTCCGTAGGTGCAAACATATCCAGCACAAAAGAGGTTAAATCATTTTCATCATTTATGATGATTTCTGAGAACGGTGCATTATCTGAGCTTGCCTCTACCTGAGATATTTCAACTTCCTTAGAGGTAATAATAGTCTCTGGTTGAACATTCTCTAATGTAACAAGTTTAGTGCTTTCATCAACTAATGGAGGATGATTTTCCATATTGCTATCTTCCATTATCTGCTCGACTATTTTAACTTTCCCGGAAAAATAATTTGGGCGATCATTAATATTCTCCCAAGCCACTTCAGGTTTAATTCTCAATAATGTAAAGACGTTTGCCGGTGTCCAACCTGAATCAGCTTGAATACGGCAACTCCAAATCGCCCCACCAGAAGGAGATTCTTCTACGATACCGAGAGATTGCATTTCATCAAATAACTTTGGATTATCCTTAGGCACGGAAATCCCCTGCCCTAGTAAGTAAGTTCGTATATTATCAGCGGCAGTTTTGCTAACAAGCCACAATCCTTCCTCGGTAAACCAACCGTCTGCAGGGCCTTTCGGAGTATTTAACTTGATTTTCTGTTCCAGTAAATAACGTAGTGCCAAGACAAGCTGCTTTGACAGAGAATTGACAGGACGTTGAACCAGTTTATTTACATCGCCACCGAGTGCGAGGGTAACACTATACTGATCAGCTTTTTGCACGATTTCAGATAAAAGCCCAGCTTTATCATTATGTCCGGACATTGCATACATCAGAGAAGAAATGACTTCTGGATACTGTGCCAGCCAATCAAATGCAGATTTGGGAATAATCTGATTTGCAAAGAAGCTGCCTATCACAGGATGAAGATGGTAGTCTCGACCTTTGATGTATTTGAATTTATACGGTTCAGGAGGTTCTCCATTCCAAGCAAACCAACGTGAGCCATCTTTGAGTGTGATTTCAATATCTACTACAACTTTGCCAATATCGTGAACTAATGCAAGATAAATTGCTGCGGCAGTCCAAGCGTCTCGCTGCTTTGACTGTTCTTCGGGAGCCACATTCGGTGGCAAAATATAACTCTGGCGAGCTTTAGCTGAAAAAGCAATAACTTCCAAACCGTGATCGAGCATTCCACCAATATGAGAATGATGATGTGATTCTGAAGCTGGCAATAGTTGAACCATTTCAGCGTAACGTTCTATTGGTTGCTGATAAAATGTCTCGAACATTTGACGGTTCATTGATACCTGTTGCCAAAGTAGTCCAAGATACTTTTGACGTAATTCCGTATTCAGTAATTGAGTAGCATTTTGGGGATATAGCCAACCATCGTCATCTTGCTCAATAGAGAAAACAGTGTCAGATTTGACCGCACTTTGAGATGTGTGTTTACCAAAAATTTTCTTGAAAATTGATTGCATTGAAAGAGACCGAAAAGTATCAATTTTGTGTTAAATGAAAGCCGTTTAGCCCTTTGCCCTTTTGGGCAAGACCTTTCCCCTTGGAAAGGTTACCTTTCACCCTTTAGGGGTTATCCTTTGCCCTTAAGGACTCCTTTATCCTTTTGCCATTTAGGGTGAGCTTGGAATATATTTTGTAGTGTATAAATATATTTCTGTTAAGTTATCTAAAAACTCTCAAATATTTTTAAATAGTTTTTGTATCAATTTACACTAATGCTAGGAGAATATAGACTTTAAATGCTATTGACACAATTCACAGAGTTAAATTAAGGTAGTAAATGCTGTCGGCAATATCGGTTGGTATCAATAGTCAAATATTTATTGAAAATTCAGTTGCTGATATAAAATAATTTAGCCACCTTATTTCTAAGGCGGCTATTATTTGTTAGTAAAATATTAGCTCATTATCATCAATTTCATCTAAAATTGAGATTTGAGATAAATCTTCCACTATCACTGATTTTTCTATATTGTTACCACAGCCTTTCTCAGTAGTGCTATTTACAAGTGGTGCAATTTGTTGCTCCAGTTTATGAGACCAATTTCCCATCAAATGAGCCAGCGTATACATTTGAATTTTTGTTTCATTCAATAGCGTATCACCAACTACAATACAAGCAGGAATATGTAATAACGATAGCTGGATATAACACATCATGGCAGCTGTAAAATCAACATCTTGACAATGAACCCAAAGTTGTTGTTGGGGATTGTATTTCGCATCAAACATCGCATTAACACAACCAATCACCATTACACCCGAACCACAAGTTGGTTCTGATAAAGTAACAAATCCCTGTTGTGAGATGATTCTATCACAGTCCTGTAGTGTAACTTTCGCCATTAGATCTGCGATGTGAGATGGTGTAAAGTATTGCCCTCTATAACCATCACCAAGATTGAGATTCATAAATACTGAGCCTAAGAAATCATAGCGTTTTTGTGTTAAAGCATTCACCGTAACAGCTAACAATTCTGCTAATTGAGTAAACTCAGAATCTGAATATCGTGCCTTAGCATGAGCAAAGCGTTCTCGCAAATTAGGTTCTGCTTGATCTCGATACGTTACTAGGTACATATCAAGTGCAGAGAGTGTAATAAAATCATAAAACACTTCTGAACGTCGATAATGTGGTGCGATACGTTGAAATAAGCTGATAAATTGCTTTTCAAAGTTTTCCATTAGACTACTCCTTAAAGTTTACGGAGTAATCCCCCTAGGGAATTACCCCTAGGGTGGAAAAATTAATTAAGGCTATTCAAGTTTCTCTTCGAACTCATCTTCAAATTCTTCATTAAAGACTTCCTCAGCAAAACTGCGAATACCCCTATCATCTATGTAAATATTGCAGTATGAGCCATCAAGATTTGCGATATATTTGCCCGCAAACCACATTCCCGGCTCAAAAAATGAAAGTATAAACTCAATGTCAGGAAAGGCAGTACAAAGTGCTTGGAACCAACCATCAGGTGGTCCCCATGGCGTATCAAATAGGCAATTAATAGATCCATTATCATTAAAGCTAACTTGACAGCTATCTGAACATACATTCCATTTACAGCCCCACTGTTCATTTGACCAGTCATACCAATCTTTGTAACCATGTTGAGCTAGGTTAGACAGATATTGCTGGCCTAATGCGAGGTTTAGCCATAATATACTTTGTTGTTCAGGACGTTTTATCAACCAGTTGATAAAATGACCTACATCCCAGCGATGATGCTTTGCCTTAGCATATATCCGATCAATTTCGGACCCATAGATATACTTTTTGAGTAGAGGGCGTGTTAAACGTCTATTTGGTGAAATTTTTAGAAATTCCATTGCTCTATCACCAAGACTACTTGATTCAATGCAGATTGATTCTGGCATTGGAACGAGTAATTCAAAGTCTAAACACCATTTATCACTTTCAGTTTTTCTGAAAAGCTTAGGAATAATTTGTTTAGCTTGGATACAATCGCAAAAAATTTGTAGTTTATTTTCACACCAGTTTGGCATAATGTACTCCTAAATAAAGTAGGGGTACACTTGCCTTGAGGCAATGTACCCCAAGGGTTAAAAGATAATCGATACATAATTCCTAAAGGATTATGTATTACTATGAAAGATTGTGTTGAAAGTACCTTTCAGCAAAGAGTTAAGCTGCTTCTTCAAAGACCTCGTTTTTATCAGCCAGCTGTGAGATATTTAATGCATCTAACATATATTGACAAGCTTCACGAGCTTTACCAGAAGCCCGGACAATAGCCCGTTTATCTTCTTTTATAACTCTTATCCAACTTTCAATATATGCCGCATTTTGAGGTACCGTATCAAATCCAAGGTAGGCACACAAAAATGCTCCCCCCATTTCGGCAACCAACTCCTCAAAAGCATAGACTTTGTTTCCAAATTTTGCTTTTCCGGAGGTAATACCCTCACGATCGAGCCTTTTAGCAGCACCAGTTGCATGAGTCATTTCGTGCAATAACACACTATGAAACGCTTGAGCATTTTCAAACTGTTTTATTTCCGGCATTACAACTAAATCTGCACTGGGTTGATAATATGCCCGATTACTCGGTTTCATTTCCACGTGTAAATCCATTCCTTTGATAATCTGCCGAATATCAGCAAAAATCTCGTATTGGTTTGGATCCGATGTAGGCTGTTTAGGTTCTGATATAGGATCGTACAGTTCCTCGGGTAAATTTTCACACTGGTCTAGATTGAACAGATTGTGCTTCTTAATGAAAAAGTGTTGTTCAATTTCTGGATTACCTTCCTCGTCATACACAATATTTCCCTCCTCATCAAGTTTTTCTCTCTTATCAGGACGGTAGTTCATTACAACAGTAGCTTTTTCACCTTTACGGATATATCCGCCGAGCTCGTTAGCTTTTTTTGCTGTAATCCACTTACTCTGTTTGTAACCGTATTCTGCGGTAGCAATCCAGAGTAATAGTGTGTTGATACCAGAATACAATCGGTTAGAGACCGCATTACGAGGTAATGCCATATTACATTCTGGATGACTCCACGGTTTTAACCATGGTGCAGTCCCCTGTTCCAGTGCTGCAACAATTCGGTCTGTGATATGTTGGTATAAATCAAATTTAGTTTGAGTGTTCATTAGTGTTTCTCCAAAGTTCAGGTAGAAAATGGGGAAACACTATTACCCTTATCGGGCACTAGTTTCCCCGATGGGTGGTTTAAAATCTCAACAGAGATAGTTTTTCTAGGTTCATCAAAACCAGTAGAACTGCCTATAATGCAGTAACTACAGATAATTTGTTAATCAGTATTGATTCAAGTTAAACATAATCCTCATATCGAAAATTACTTTGGTAATACAAAGTTACATTATTTCAGATCCATTAAAGTAAACGTTGAAAGCTATTAGCAGCAATAAAGTGATAACTTTTTTCCGCAGCTTCTGTTTCCGTAATCATTCCCTGCTCCAGCAAAACATGGGTGATTCCATTGAAAAACTGATGTAATAGAAATGAAATAAAACCTGTTGTTTCAACTTTTACTGGGCGACAATGAAACTGCATATCCTGCCAAAGTTTAATATCATCTTTTAACTGTTGAGAGCTCACAATTTCATATACAACAGCAGAAATATTAACTAAATTACCGTTGTTATTCAGCCAAATTGTATAACGATTCCAATCTCCTTTTCTCATTGGCTCTATACAAATGTGAAATAGGTATTGGTAGGCTTTATTATTTAAATTGCGGTTATCCCAGATGTATTTGAGTAAATCTAAATCGTGTTTCATAATGTTTCTCCAAAAGAAAAAAGTGGAGAAACATCTTACCTATAGGGAAAATATTTCCCC from the Mannheimia haemolytica genome contains:
- the xerD_2 gene encoding Tyrosine recombinase XerD; translated protein: MLIEWRNQIVGDKIKAVTWNNYVRHLKSLYNFGLSQGVLNINQNPFNQLFIRESKRRKKTYSTEQLHKIDHILNNNILLPDFLKPSWFILAIIMTLRCTGIRRGQLVKLKIGDVNLSNRTIYISPEINKNHDYHIVPISDSLYLHIERLITELKIRKQTDNCQLFNLNLFSRCSRRRGQPMSQNQLTHIFRHISDLVGFTSSPHRFRHTVATQLMKKPENVYVVQKLLGHKDISVTLGYIEHDVEMLRETVNLL
- the xerC_2 gene encoding Tyrosine recombinase XerC, with the translated sequence MSFEQLLHLFFLERNHRPATIRSYQNVIAQIVKFYPDKEPEQISKLDLLEWRKYYLNKMSPITWNSYIRHLKAIFNYAIDNELFEYPKNLFKGLMVRPDKPKKKLLTERQIHFLEISLENEEKLPHYLQPAYFTKALIYTLKYTAIRQSQLLQLKISDIDMTSKIINIRAETNKNHEHHEIPISDKLYPYLKRLILESRARSTSSDEQLFNINRFSLVTTSRNKKMTEGQLVHFFRHISEFIGFTVTSHRFRHTTATEVLKQSGDIYAVKQLLGHKDLTVTLTYIHNDPEMLRKHVNSL
- a CDS encoding Type I restriction-modification system methyltransferase subunit; protein product: MENFEKQFISLFQRIAPHYRRSEVFYDFITLSALDMYLVTYRDQAEPNLRERFAHAKARYSDSEFTQLAELLAVTVNALTQKRYDFLGSVFMNLNLGDGYRGQYFTPSHIADLMAKVTLQDCDRIISQQGFVTLSEPTCGSGVMVIGCVNAMFDAKYNPQQQLWVHCQDVDFTAAMMCYIQLSLLHIPACIVVGDTLLNETKIQMYTLAHLMGNWSHKLEQQIAPLVNSTTEKGCGNNIEKSVIVEDLSQISILDEIDDNELIFY
- a CDS encoding Mu DNA-binding domain, whose amino-acid sequence is MKEWYTLKELLDVGGLPSTPQGIILYAKKDKWRRRRVSGVKGNVFEYYVYDMPESVQTSLGVTKETLALKQELIDDIQKENEKFLNQILSDIKNVLLNSGVLRIRERLSITKEEEILLSYYRNSSEQDKTTILHMVERLSRASKN
- the ssb_1 gene encoding Helix-destabilizing protein, with amino-acid sequence MAGINKVIIVGNLGNDPEMRTMPNGEAVANISVATSESWTDKNTGERREVTEWHRIVFYRRQAEVCGQYLRKGSQVYVEGRLRTRKWQDQNGQDRYTTEIQGDVLQMLGSRQGNDMGGQPGGWGNSAPAGNSYNQGNSNYGYNQTQSAAPQSKPAPQPEPAMNNFDDDIPF
- the traC gene encoding DNA primase TraC, which gives rise to MNTQTKFDLYQHITDRIVAALEQGTAPWLKPWSHPECNMALPRNAVSNRLYSGINTLLLWIATAEYGYKQSKWITAKKANELGGYIRKGEKATVVMNYRPDKREKLDEEGNIVYDEEGNPEIEQHFFIKKHNLFNLDQCENLPEELYDPISEPKQPTSDPNQYEIFADIRQIIKGMDLHVEMKPSNRAYYQPSADLVVMPEIKQFENAQAFHSVLLHEMTHATGAAKRLDREGITSGKAKFGNKVYAFEELVAEMGGAFLCAYLGFDTVPQNAAYIESWIRVIKEDKRAIVRASGKAREACQYMLDALNISQLADKNEVFEEAA
- a CDS encoding Predicted HD-superfamily hydrolase, which encodes MQSIFKKIFGKHTSQSAVKSDTVFSIEQDDDGWLYPQNATQLLNTELRQKYLGLLWQQVSMNRQMFETFYQQPIERYAEMVQLLPASESHHHSHIGGMLDHGLEVIAFSAKARQSYILPPNVAPEEQSKQRDAWTAAAIYLALVHDIGKVVVDIEITLKDGSRWFAWNGEPPEPYKFKYIKGRDYHLHPVIGSFFANQIIPKSAFDWLAQYPEVISSLMYAMSGHNDKAGLLSEIVQKADQYSVTLALGGDVNKLVQRPVNSLSKQLVLALRYLLEQKIKLNTPKGPADGWFTEEGLWLVSKTAADNIRTYLLGQGISVPKDNPKLFDEMQSLGIVEESPSGGAIWSCRIQADSGWTPANVFTLLRIKPEVAWENINDRPNYFSGKVKIVEQIMEDSNMENHPPLVDESTKLVTLENVQPETIITSKEVEISQVEASSDNAPFSEIIINDENDLTSFVLDMFAPTESSEPSLADISIGKGQEIATMPSKQEVQDKPTTKKLNVTQSAVETPETLTLSELQSQNKENSITGDNFVNWLKSGIATNKFAINKPTAKLHIVEDHLFLVTPVIFEMYLQESGLPYDKEMINSLQYDFQGLGIHLPKNTTINGKPDTINFWKCDVIGPRKTSSLTGYLIKNTHLFFGDKTLLNNHCLTLQKEET